Proteins found in one Dermacentor silvarum isolate Dsil-2018 chromosome 8, BIME_Dsil_1.4, whole genome shotgun sequence genomic segment:
- the LOC119462401 gene encoding uncharacterized protein LOC119462401 produces the protein MSVKNTKYVHKLERPRPTGPAELPGSDPDRSSTPVLSPAEDMTSPIDVVMSASADEFLLSQMESLCASLDNGNHSDTNLEQVCRLLKVKGAAMEPLFKDQLDTHFITLRNASRDDKLDAFSRLMLLELVELRAMGWKSNEEATEYYCRKIEELGIDSVVYDDAYAVKLAREFQQKQQQEQRSQMETFKTGTKPAATPILPWASQDMKNPENSANPRSVSYQGPLKGAATFQNHSIWKESPNLQDEQMHKRSGTSDMPAKATWQHFLRNEEVVQNANASTQVQTEGVVEMAKVISEDITQYSGPPMQNGKWANGTTNDYLNMYQKTAPAEADGDAKTCVETITVGKDLIQISGTNGTIVDISTCVLRSFFSGTTADTFNLANQDLSSMLSGSGEPSNKPTVPWLHTDAVHVQGQTFENSSFQKSQLDSSHGEAYEKDELRLVTDAVAWPLRNTLQSVDATKTQSAQGSFERFGDTSGPSENTRYKELESLTEFNNQCMLPTDFKAWGSNDKPEQTKQIDRLGSSMQFSRSVDNKHMPSTSSKTLGTTSEPGQPDQFKGLLNPSQFSNEDDGQLLSAGLTALASSEARSQTRQLARLVGSMQFSCNTENQKVPSGNLKPLGYTDGPSQTKQFEGLGSATQCSSNTNEHMLSAAFKTLSTNGQTTGKRQLKGFANFPEFERRADDQQVLLSSTLSEAAGPPCSTHRGLKMYTREFLLQCSQSSLATQEPPDFPVLDPEVSMRC, from the exons ATGTCAGTTAAAAACACGAAATATGTACATAAACTCGAGAGGCCACGTCCTACAGGTCCAGCAGAGCTTCCAGGGTCCGATCCTGACAGGTCTTCGACGCCTGTGCTCAGTCCTGCCGAGGACATGACCTCGCCGATCGACGTTGTAATGAGCGCCTCAGCCGATGAATTCTTGCTCAGTCAGATGGAGTCACTTTGTGCTTCCCTCGACAATGGGAACCACAGCGATACCAATCTAGAACAGGTCTGTCGCCTTCTGAAAGTCAAGGGTGCTGCCATGGAACCATTATTCAAAGACCAGTTGGACACACACTTCATCACCCTGCGCAACGCTTCCCGTGACGACAAACTCGACGCTTTCAGCCGCTTGATGCTCCTCGAACTGGTTGAACTGCGTGCCATGGGCTGGAAGAGCAATGAGGAGGCAACGGAGTATTATTGCCGCAAGATTGAAGAGCTCGGGATTGATTCCGTCGTGTACGACGACGCTTATGCAGTGAAACTGGCCCGCGAGTTCCAGCAGAAGCAGCAACAGGAGCAGCGTTCACAAATGGAAACTTTCAAGACGGGAACCAAGCCTGCGGCAACGCCGATCTTGCCGTGGGCCTCTCAAGACATGAAGAATCCCGAAAATTCTGCCAACCCACGAAGTGTCTCATATCAAGGACCCCTAAAAG GTGCGGCTACTTTTCAAAACCATAGCATCTGGAAAGAGAGCCCTAATCTGCAAGACGAACAAATGCATAAGCGGTCAGGAACCTCCGATATGCCAGCCAAGGCTACATGGCAGCACTTTTTAAGAAACGAAGAGGTGGTTCAAAATGCTAATGCAAGTACACAAGTCCAGACTGAAGGTGTTGTGGAAATGGCTAAAGTAATTTCTGAGGACATCACTCAGTACAGTGGGCCTCCAATGCAGAATGGAAAGTGGGCCAATGGGACAACCAATGACTATCTTAATATGTATCAGAAGACTGCTCCTGCTGAGGCTGATGGCGACGCTAAGACATGTGTAGAGACCATCACTGTTGGCAAGGATCTCATCCAGATCAGTGGAACAAACGGCACTATTGTTGATATCTCCACATGTGTACTACGGAGCTTCTTTTCCGGAACAACAGCAGACACATTTAACCTTGCAAACCAAGATTTGTCTAGCATGCTCTCTGGGTCAGGTGAGCCATCGAACAAACCTACAGTGCCTTGGCTGCACACAGATGCAGTGCATGTGCAGGGGCAAACTTTTGAAAACAGTAGTTTTCAGAAGAGCCAGTTGGACAGCTCACATGGCGAAGCTTACGAAAAAGATGAACTGAGACTTGTGACAGATGCAGTGGCTTGGCCGCTGAGGAACACCTTGCAGTCTGTCGATGCAACGAAGACACAGTCTGCACAAGGCAGTTTTGAGAGATTTGGAGATACCAGTGGACCTTCTGAGAATACGCGATACAAGGAACTTGAAAGCCTTACAGAATTCAACAATCAGTGCATGCTTCCAACTGACTTCAAAGCTTGGGGCAGTAATGACAAACCTGAACAAACCAAGCAAATCGATAGGCTCGGAAGCTCAATGCAGTTTTCAAGAAGTGTTGACAACAAGCATATGCCTTCGACTAGCTCCAAGACGTTGGGCACTACCAGTGAACCTGGCCAACCTGATCAGTTCAAGGGCCTTTTGAATCCATCACAGTTTTCAAACGAGGATGATGGCCAACTACTCTCAGCTGGCTTGACTGCATTGGCTAGTAGTGAGGCACGCAGCCAAACAAGACAGTTGGCGAGACTTGTAGGCTCGATGCAATTTTCGTGCAACACTGAAAACCAGAAGGTGCCTTCAGGTAACTTGAAGCCATTAGGCTACACAGATGGTCCCAGTCAGACTAAGCAATTCGAGGGGCTTGGAAGTGCAACACAGTGTTCAAGCAATACTAATGAGCACATGCTTTCAGCTGCCTTCAAGACATTGAGTACTAATGGCCAAACAACTGGGAAAAGGCAGCTCAAAGGATTTGCAAATTTCCCAGAGTTTGAAAGACGTGCCGATGACCAGCAAGTGCTCCTGTCATCAACTTTGTCAGAGGCTGCTGGTCCACCTTGCAGCACTCACAGAGGCCTCAAGATGTACACTAGAGAGTTCCTCCTGCAGTGTTCCCAGTCGTCGCTGGCCACTCAAGAACCACCGGACTTTCCAGTGCTGGATCCCGAGGTGTCAATGCGATGTTGA